Genomic segment of Xanthobacter dioxanivorans:
CGTGCGGCGACGAGGCGGCCTTGAACACGTTCTCTTTGGCGCAAATGCGGCGGAGCCCCGCGCCCGGACCCGCGCCGGACGAGGAACACGCGGGAAGAAGGTGCCCGGATGCTCCGACGCGAGCCGCTTGCACCTTCGCCATTTGCAGCTATATTAGCGCCGTCCCCGATGGGGATGCCTCAGCGCCATCGCAGTCGAAGGTGATGAGAGTGGGCCCCTCCCGGGACCCGCTCCGTTTCTGTTTATCCGGCCCCTGCCGGACACGACCTGCCAGCCGCGAGGCGAGACACTCAACCGGGCGCCGGTGCCGAACCGCCGGACGCCCCTTCGGCAGACCAGCCGTTGCAGATCACGCGTCCCGGAGGGACATGACCGAGATCAACGCCGTGCTCGACGATCCCAACGAGCCGCGCCTCATCACCGAAACCGGGGTGGCCGCCCGCGTGGCCGCCATCGCCGCCGGCGTGCTCGGCACGCTCGGCTACCGGCTCGTCCGCGTGAAGGTGACGAACCGCGACGGCGGCACCGTGCAGATCATGGCCGAGCGTCCCGACGGCACCATGAGCATCGACGATTGCGAGGCCGCATCCCGCGCCCTCTCACCCGTGCTCGATGTGGAAGATCCCATTTCCAGCGCGTATCGCCTGGAAATGTCCTCCCCCGGCATCGACCGCCCGCTGGTGCGCCTGTCGGACTTCGTCCGCTGGGCCGGCCACGAGGTGAAGGTGGAGATGGCCCACGCCGTGGACACGCGCAAGCGCTTCCGCGGCATCCTCATCGGCGCCGAGGGCGACATGGCTGTGGTCCGCCGCACTGACGCGCGGGCCGACGAGGAAGCCACCGTCCGCCTGCCGCTGGCCGACATCCACGACGCCCGCCTGGTGCTCACCGACGCCCTCATCCGCGAGGCCCTGCGCGCCGCCAAGGCCGCCGGCCAGGCCCTCGACGAGGAGGCGGAAGCCTTCCTCGATGGCGAGGAGGAGGGCGATGCGGACGCGGACGAGGCGCCGACCGACGAGACGCCCGCCCCCGTGGCCCCGGCGCGCAAGCCGGCGTCCACCAAGCAGGCGTCCGGCAAGCCGGTCGCCAACAAGGGCGCCACCGGCAAGGTCGCGGGCAAGAAGGCCAAGGGTGCCAAGCCCACGTCCAAGAAGTCCAACGCCAAGAAGAAATCCGGCTTCGAGGCCACACCCGCCAGCACCGTGAAGGAGACGCACTGATGGTTGCCGTCAGCGCAAACCGGCTGGAACTCCTGCAGATCGCCGACGCGGTCGCGCGGGAAAAGTCCATCGACCGCGGCATCGTGATCGCCGCCATGGAGGATGCCATCGCCAAGGCGGCGCGCTCGCGCTACGGCCAGGAGACGGACATCCACGCCGACATCAATCCCAAGACCGGCGAGTTGCGCCTCGCGCGCCATCTGCTGGTGGTGGACGAGGTGGAGAACACCGCCACCGAGATCACGCTGGACGGCGCCCGCCGCCACAATCCGGCGGCGCAGGTGGGCGACACCATCGCCGACACCCTGCCGCCCTTCGATTTCGGCCGCATCGCGGCGCAGAGCGCCAAGCAGGTCATCGTGCAGAAGGTGCGCGAGGCCGAGCGCGACCGGCAGTATGACGAGTACAAGGACCGCATCGGCGACGTGGTCAACGGCCTCATCAAGCGGGTCGAGTACGGCAACGTGGTGGTGGATCTCGGCCGCGGCGAAGGCATCCTGCGCCGCGACGAGCTGCTGCCGCGCGAGACGGTGAAGACCGGCGACCGCATCCGCGCCTATGTCTACGACGTGCGCCGCGAGCCGCGCGGCCCGCAGATCTTCCTGTCGCGCACCCATCCGCAGTTCATGGCGAAGCTGTTCGCCCAGGAAGTGCCGGAGATCTACGACGGCATCGTCGAGATCAAGGCGGTGGCCCGCGACCCCGGCTCCCGCGCCAAGATCGCCGTCATCTCCCGCGACAGCTCGGTGGACCCGGTGGGCGCCTGCGTCGGCATGCGCGGATCGCGCGTGCAGGCGGTGGTGAACGAGCTGCAGGGCGAGAAGATCGACATCATCCCCTGGAACAACGACATCGCCACCTTCATCGTCAACGCCCTTGCCCCCGCCGAGGTGGTCAAGGTGGTGCTCGACGAGGATCGCGAGCGCATCGAGGTGGTGGTGCCCGACGCCCAGCTGTCGCTGGCCATCGGCCGCCGCGGCCAGAACGTGCGCCTCGCCACCCAGCTCACCGGCTGGGACATCGACATCATGACCGAGCAGGAAGAGAGCGAGCGGCGGCAGAAGGAATTCGCCGAGCGCACCAAGATGTTCTCCGAGGCGCTCGATCTCGACGAGATGATGGGCCAGTTGCTCTCCTCCGAAGGCTTCGCCTCGGTGGAGGAGATCGCCTACGTGCCGATCAACGAGCTCGCCTCCATCGAGGGCTTCGACGAGGACACCGCGGCGGAGCTGCAGGCCCGCGCCCTCAAGCACCTCGCCGAGGTGGAAGAGGCCCTGAACGCCCGCAGCAAGGAGCTGGGCGTCGCGGACGACCTCAAGGCGGTGCCGGGCGTGACGTCCAAGATGCTGGTCGCCTTCGGCGAGAACGATATCAAGAGCGTCGAGGACCTCGCCGGCTGCGCCACGGACGACCTCACCGGCTGGACCGAGCGCAAGGACGGCGAGACGGTTCGCCATGCCGGCGCGCTCGACGGCTTCGAGTTCTCCCGCGAGGACGCCGAGGCCCTGATCATGCAGGCCCGTGTCACCGCCGGCTGGATCGAGGCCGACGAGCCGGCAGCGGAAGGCGAAGACGCCGCCGCTGCCGACGAAGCCTGAGACAAGGAGATGACCCAGGGTGCTCGCAACGATGGACGAGGACGAGACGGACGGGGGACCGCGGAGCCTAGGCTCGCCGCGCGCGCCGCTGTCGCGCCTGTGCCTCGCCACGCGGCGAGTCACCCCGGTTGCGGAAATGCTGCGCTTCGTGGTGGGGCCGGACGGCCAGATCGTCCCGGACCTCGGCGCTAAGCTGCCGGGGCGTGGCGCCTGGGTGAGCGCCACGCGTGCCGACTTCGAGACGGCACTGAAGCGCAAGGCCTTCGGCCGCGCCTTCAAGGGCAAGGGAACGGCCGCCGCCGGCCTTGCCGATCTCGTGGACCTGCTTCTCGACAAGGACGCCCGCAGTTCCCTCTCCCTTGCCAACAAGGCGGGCAAGGTGGTGACGGGCCATACGAAAGTGGAGGCGGCTCTCGCCTCCGGCGACGCGCAGGTGCTCCTGCACGCCGCGGACGCGCGCCCGGACGGCGTGCGCAAGCTGAATGCCCTCGTGCGTCAGGTGGAAAATGCCGGTTCTCGTCCGGTGACCATCATCGATTGCTTTCCAGGCATCGAATTGGACTTGGCGTTGGGGCGGTCAAATGTGGTACATGCGGCGCTGCTCGCGCATCCGACGACCGCAGGATTTCTCGGGCGCTGCCAAAAGCTCGGGCGCTGGCGGACGGGTGCGTCCGGCAGCGACGGGCATGGGCAGGGCGAGAGCCAGGCGCATGTTACCGGCCGGATGCAAGGAACGGATACGGAATGAACGATACGAAGACCCCAGGCGACAAGACGCTGCATCCCGCCCCCGGCAAGACGCTCACCCTGAAGCGCCCGGTGGAGCAGGGGACGGTGCGCCAGAGCTTCAGCCACGGCCGCTCCAAGGCGGTCGTGGTGGAGAAGGTGAAGCGCCGCGTCATCGCCCCAGGTGAAGCAGGACACGTCGCGGGTCATGCGGCCCCCGCCGCGACCCCGGCTGCGCCCGCCGCGCCGCGTCCGGCGGCCGCGAGCCCCGCGCCGGCCGCCCCGGTGCAGGCCAAGGCCCCGGCTGCTCCCGCTCCTGCGGCGCCGACCCCCGTGACCCCGGCCCCCGCCGCTGCGGCGCCTGCCGCGCCGGCACCTGCGCCTGTGGCTCCTGCGGCGGCCCCCGCCGCGCCGGCTCCGAGCACGCCCGCTCCGGTCGAGGCCAAATCTGCGGCCCCGGCGCCGCCCGCGCCTGTCGCACCACCGGCGGCCGAAGCTCCGGCCCCGGCTGCACCTGCCGAGCCCGTGCCGGCTGTCGCCGCAGCTCCTGTTGCGACGGCTCCCGTGATGACGGCTCCGGCGCCGAGCGCTCCGTCTGCGCCGGCCACCGTGGCATCCAAGGCTCCGGCGCCGTCCGCGCCGGCGCGTTCCGCCCAGCCTGCCGGCGCACGCCCGGCGGAAGGCGCCCGCACGGGTTCGTCGGCCTCGTCCCGCCCCGGTTCCGCCGCTGGCCAGACGTCGTCGCGGCCCGGTACCCAGGGCCGTCCCGGCCAGCAGCCGCCGCGCTCCGGGGGACCCGGCGCCGATCGCCGTCCCGGCGGCGGCGGTCCGGCCCGTCCGGGCAACCAGCGCCCCGGCGGTTCCGGCGTGGTGCTGCGCACCCTGACCGAGGAAGAACGCAACGCCCGCGCCAGCGCCCTTGCCGATGCCCGCGTCCGCGAGGTCGAAGAGCGGCGCATGGCCGAGGAGCGCCGTGTCGCCGAGGACGAGGCCCGCCGTCGTGCCGAGCGCGAGCGCGTCGAGCGCGCCGAGCGCGAGGCCGCCGAGGCCCGCAAGCGCGAGGAAGAATCCCGCCGCGCCCAGGAAGATGAGAGCAAGCGCCGCGCCGAGCAGGAGGCGCGCAAGCGCTTCGGCGGCGAGGAGCAGGGCTCCCGTCCGGCCGGCACCACCGGCGCGGGCGCCGGCGCCACCGCCGCACGGCCGCTCACGTCCCGTCCCGCCGGCACCGCCGCCGGGGCCGAGGCCGAGGCCGAGGAGGAGCGCCGTGGCGCCGTCCGCCGCGGCCCCGGCGCACGCCCGGTCGCTCCGGTCAAGGTGCCCCGCGCCCCCGCCGGGCAGGAGAAGCAGCGTGGCCGCCTGACCCTGGTCACCGCCTTGTCCGGCGAGGAGGAGCGCCAGCGCTCGCTCGCGTCGTTCCGCCGCCGCACCCAGCGCATGACCGGCCACCGGCAGCAGGAGAGCAAGGAAAAGATCCTGCGCGAGGTGATCCTGCCCGAGACCATCACCATCCAGGAGCTCGCCAACCGCATGTCGGAGCGGGCGGTGGACGTGATCCGGATGCTGATGAAGCAGGGCCAGATGCTGAAGATCACGGACGTGGTCGACGCAGACACGGCCGAACTCATCGCCACCGATCTCGGCCATACGGTGCGCCGCGTTTCGGAATCCGACGTCGAGGAAGGCCTGTTCGACACGCCGGACGCCATCGAGACCCTGGTGCCGCGTCCGGCCGTGGTGACCATCATGGGCCACGTCGACCACGGCAAGACCTCGCTTCTGGACGCCATCCGCAAGGCCAACGTGGTCTCCGGGGAAGCCGGCGGCATCACCCAGCATATCGGCGCCTATCAGGTGACCGCGCCCTCGGGCAGCAAGATCACCTTCATCGACACCCCCGGCCACGCCGCCTTCACCGCCATGCGCGCCCGCGGCGCCAAGGTGACGGACATCGTGGTGCTGGTGGTGGCGGCCGACGACGGCGTGATGCCCCAGACGGTGGAAGCCATCAACCACGCCCGCGCGGCGCGCGTGCCGCTGATCGTGGCCATCAACAAGATCGACAAGCCCGGCGCCAAGCCCGAGCGCGTGCGCTCCGAACTGCTTCAGTATGAAGTGCAGGTGGAGAGCATGGGCGGCGAGACGCTCGAGGTGGAGGTCTCCGCCAAGGAGCATCTCAACCTCGACAAGCTCTTGGAGGCGATCGCCCTCCAGTCCGAACTGCTCGATCTGCGCGCCAATCCGAACCGCGACGCCGAAGGCACCGTGGTGGAAGCCAAGCTCGATCGCGGCCGGGGCCCGGTGGCCACCGTCCTGGTCCAGCGCGGCACGCTCAAGGTCGGCGACATCGTGGTGGCCGGCGCCGAATGGGGCCGCGTGCGCGCCCTCATCTCGGACACCGGCGCCAATGTGGACGCGGCCGGCCCCTCCTTCCCGGTGGAGGTTCTGGGCTTCAACGGCACGCCGGAGGCGGGCGACCGCCTCGCCGTGGTGGAGAACGAGGCCCGCGCCCGCGAGATCACCGACTACCGCCAGCGCCAGAAGCGCGAGAAGGCGGCGGCCCGGTCCGCCACCATCCGCGGCTCGCTCGAGCAGATGATGAGCCAGGTGAAGGCCACGGGGCGGAAGGAATTCCCCCTCATCATCAAAGGCGACGTGTCCGGCTCGGTGGAAGCCATCATCGGCTCGCTGGAAAAGCTCGGCAACGACGAGGTGCAGGCCCGCATCATCCATTCCGGCGCGGGCGGCATCAACGAGAGCGACGTGACGCTGGCGGAGACCTCCGGCGCCGCGATCATCGCCTTCAATGTGCGCGCCAACAAGGAAGCGCGCGACGCGGCCGAGCGGGCGGGCATCGAGATCCGCTACTACAACATCATCTACGACCTCGTGGATGACGTGAAGAAGGCCATGAGCGGCCTGCTCGCGCCCATCAACCGCGAGACCATGCTGGGCAACGCCCTCATCAAGGAGATCTTCGCGGTCTCCAAGGTGGGCAAGGTGGCCGGCTGCCAGGTCACCGACGGCATCGTGGAACGCGGCCAGCATGTCCGCCTCATCCGCGACAACGTGGTGATCCACGAAGGCAAGCTCGCCACGCTCAACCGCTTCAAGGATGCGGTGAACGTGGTGCATGCGGGCCAGGATTGCGGCATGTCGTTCGAGAACTACCAGGACATGCGCGCCGGCGACGTGATCGAGTGCTATCGCGTCGAGGTGATCCAGCGCTCGCTGTGAGGCGGGCGTCCCTTTCGGAAGCGTCATGCCCGGCCGTGTGCCGGGCATCCACGCCGGACCGCTGGCATGAGGCTCACGGGCCTGTGCCCGGTTGACGACGTGGATGGCCGGAGCCCGCAAACATGCGGGCTTCGTTGGCAAGGCCAGACGTCGGCGACAGCCGACATCAGGGACGAGCCCGGCCATGACGGACTGAAAGGCGCGGTCCGCGCTTCGCGCTTTCCTTGCCGGCAGCGGAAGAGGGAGTGGCGGCGCGGCAGCGTACAGTTTCAACCGGAGCGGCACGGTCCAAGTCCGCCCGCTCCATCTTGAAGGAGAAGGTGCCGCGGCAAGGTCGCATGGCACCGCAAAGGCTTAGAGAAAATGAGACCTGACACCCGCACGGGAGGCGGCCCCTCCCAGCGCATGCTGCGCGTCGGCGAGCTGGTGCGCCATGCCCTCGCCGACGTGCTCCAGCGCGGCAACGTGACCGATCCGGTGCTTTCCGCGCACATCATCACCGTGCCCGAGGTGCGCATGTCGCCGGACCTCAAGATCGCCACCTGCTACGTCATGCCCCTCGGCGGCAAGGACATCACCCCGGTGATCAAGGCGCTGGCCGCCAACGCCCGCTTCCTGCGCACCGAAGTGGCCCGGCGGATGGAGCTGAAATCCGTGCCCGAGCTGCGCTTCCGCGAGGATACCTCGTTCGACGAGGGCGCCCGCATGGACGCGCTGCTGCGCTCGCCCGTGGTGGCCCGCGACCTTGATGGCGCGCCCTTGGATACCCCCGACACCGACAAAGAGACCGACGCCGAATGACCGCCCACCGAGCCGCCGCCGAAATCGTCGCCGAAGCCGCCGTCGAAGTCCTGCCCCAGGCGATCGACGCGCAGACCGTCACCGGCCAGCCGGTCGCCGAGCCTGTGCCCGTGCCCGTGGACATCGCCGGGGATGCGGCCCCCGAGGCTGCCGGCCCCGGGCGCCAGCCCCGCCTCACCCGCGAGCAGGACAATCGCCCGCGCGCGCCCAAGCGCGACCTCGACGGCTGGGTGCTGCTCGACAAGCCGGTGGGCATCACCTCCACCCAGGCGGTGAGCGTGGTGAAGCGCATCTTCGGGGCCAAGAAGGCCGGCCACGCCGGCACGCTCGATCCCCTCGCCTCCGGCTGCCTGCCCATCGCCTTCGGCGAGGCGACGAAGACCGTCCCCTACGTGATGGACGGGCGCAAGACCTACCGCTTCACCGTGCGCTTCGGCGTCGAGACCGACACCGACGACGCCGAGGGCAAGGCGGTGGCCACCTCCGACCTGCGCCCGTCGGACGCGGAGATCCTCGACGCCCTCCCCGCCTTCCGCGGCGAGGTCATGCAGGTGCCGCCGGCCTATTCGGCGCTGAAGATCGGCGGCGAGCGCGCCTACGACCTCGCCCGCGAGGGCGAGGAGGTGGTGCTGGAGGCCCGCCCCGTCAGCATCTTCCGCATCGACCTGGTGGAGCGGCCCGACGCCGACCATGCGGTGCTGGAGGCCGAATGCGGCAAGGGCACCTATGTGCGCGCCATCGCCCGCGACCTCGGCCGCATGCTGGGCGCGCGCGGCCACGTCTGCGCCCTGCGCCGCGCCTCGGTCGGCCCCTTCCTCGAGGAGCGCCTCGTGCCCCTCGACGAGCTGCGCGAGCGCGCCGAGGCCGGCGAGGAGGCGCTCATGGACGCCCTCGACCCGGTGGCAGTGGCGCTGGAAGAGATCCCGCAGCTCTCCGTCACCCCGCCCGACGCCCACCGCCTGCGCTGCGGCCAGAGCGTGATCCTGCGCGGGCGCGACGCGCCCATCATGGAGGGCCATGCGGCCATCCGCTGCCAGGGCGCGCTCATCGCCATCGGCGACGTGGAGGGGGGCGAGATCTTCCCGCATCGCGTGTTCAACTGGGCAAAGCGCGAGGCGAAGGCGCCCCGCAGAAGCGGGCAATGAGGCCGGGATAGGGTCGGGCCCCGGCCCCGCGCCGGCGAAACATTCTTCTGGTTCCACGGGGAAAAATGGCTATAGTCCGCCCCGCCGGGACCGTCCTTCGGGACGCTCCCGTGTACTTGCTCGACCGCGCTGGACGACATCCCGGCCCGGCCGACGGACCTGCCACCTCGCCCCCTCCGGCATCTCCAGCCGGCAGACCTTGGGCGGCTCGGCAGACAGTGAACTCTCGTTGAAAGGACAGACCGATGTCGATCACGGCAGAGCGCAAGCAGGCGCTCATCAAGGATTATGGCGCGAAGGACGGCGACACGGGTTCGCCGGAAGTGCAGGTGGCGATCCTCACCGAGCGGATCGTGAACCTCACCGATCACTTCAAGTCCCATCACAAGGACAACCATTCGCGCCGCGGGCTGCTGAAGCTCGTCTCGCAGCGCCGCAGCCTTCTCGACTACCTGAAGAAGAAGGACGAGGGGCGCTACAAGTCCCTCATCGAGCGTCTCGGCATCCGCCGCTGACGCCACAGCCGACGCCCGCCCCGGAAGGGCCGGCGTCGCGCGCGCCTTCAAGGGCGCGCTCGCGCAGCGGGCATGGGGCCTGCTGCGGGTCCGCGAACGAAGGACGAGCCATGGCAGGATCGCCGGACGCAACCGTCGGAGCCGCCTCGTGAAGGCACGGCTCCGCGCGGCGCGTCCGGCCGTCTTGCTCATGGCCTGTCCTGTTCGCGCCACATAAAGAAAGAGCAGGACTCATGTTCGACATTCATCGCGAAGAGCTGGACTGGGGTGGCCGCACCCTCACCCTCGAAACCGGCAAGATGGCCCGCCAGGCGGACGGCTCCGTGCTCGCCACCTACGGCGACACCAAGGT
This window contains:
- the rimP gene encoding ribosome maturation factor RimP: MTEINAVLDDPNEPRLITETGVAARVAAIAAGVLGTLGYRLVRVKVTNRDGGTVQIMAERPDGTMSIDDCEAASRALSPVLDVEDPISSAYRLEMSSPGIDRPLVRLSDFVRWAGHEVKVEMAHAVDTRKRFRGILIGAEGDMAVVRRTDARADEEATVRLPLADIHDARLVLTDALIREALRAAKAAGQALDEEAEAFLDGEEEGDADADEAPTDETPAPVAPARKPASTKQASGKPVANKGATGKVAGKKAKGAKPTSKKSNAKKKSGFEATPASTVKETH
- the nusA gene encoding transcription termination factor NusA, which encodes MVAVSANRLELLQIADAVAREKSIDRGIVIAAMEDAIAKAARSRYGQETDIHADINPKTGELRLARHLLVVDEVENTATEITLDGARRHNPAAQVGDTIADTLPPFDFGRIAAQSAKQVIVQKVREAERDRQYDEYKDRIGDVVNGLIKRVEYGNVVVDLGRGEGILRRDELLPRETVKTGDRIRAYVYDVRREPRGPQIFLSRTHPQFMAKLFAQEVPEIYDGIVEIKAVARDPGSRAKIAVISRDSSVDPVGACVGMRGSRVQAVVNELQGEKIDIIPWNNDIATFIVNALAPAEVVKVVLDEDRERIEVVVPDAQLSLAIGRRGQNVRLATQLTGWDIDIMTEQEESERRQKEFAERTKMFSEALDLDEMMGQLLSSEGFASVEEIAYVPINELASIEGFDEDTAAELQARALKHLAEVEEALNARSKELGVADDLKAVPGVTSKMLVAFGENDIKSVEDLAGCATDDLTGWTERKDGETVRHAGALDGFEFSREDAEALIMQARVTAGWIEADEPAAEGEDAAAADEA
- a CDS encoding RNA-binding protein, translating into MLATMDEDETDGGPRSLGSPRAPLSRLCLATRRVTPVAEMLRFVVGPDGQIVPDLGAKLPGRGAWVSATRADFETALKRKAFGRAFKGKGTAAAGLADLVDLLLDKDARSSLSLANKAGKVVTGHTKVEAALASGDAQVLLHAADARPDGVRKLNALVRQVENAGSRPVTIIDCFPGIELDLALGRSNVVHAALLAHPTTAGFLGRCQKLGRWRTGASGSDGHGQGESQAHVTGRMQGTDTE
- the infB gene encoding translation initiation factor IF-2 encodes the protein MNDTKTPGDKTLHPAPGKTLTLKRPVEQGTVRQSFSHGRSKAVVVEKVKRRVIAPGEAGHVAGHAAPAATPAAPAAPRPAAASPAPAAPVQAKAPAAPAPAAPTPVTPAPAAAAPAAPAPAPVAPAAAPAAPAPSTPAPVEAKSAAPAPPAPVAPPAAEAPAPAAPAEPVPAVAAAPVATAPVMTAPAPSAPSAPATVASKAPAPSAPARSAQPAGARPAEGARTGSSASSRPGSAAGQTSSRPGTQGRPGQQPPRSGGPGADRRPGGGGPARPGNQRPGGSGVVLRTLTEEERNARASALADARVREVEERRMAEERRVAEDEARRRAERERVERAEREAAEARKREEESRRAQEDESKRRAEQEARKRFGGEEQGSRPAGTTGAGAGATAARPLTSRPAGTAAGAEAEAEEERRGAVRRGPGARPVAPVKVPRAPAGQEKQRGRLTLVTALSGEEERQRSLASFRRRTQRMTGHRQQESKEKILREVILPETITIQELANRMSERAVDVIRMLMKQGQMLKITDVVDADTAELIATDLGHTVRRVSESDVEEGLFDTPDAIETLVPRPAVVTIMGHVDHGKTSLLDAIRKANVVSGEAGGITQHIGAYQVTAPSGSKITFIDTPGHAAFTAMRARGAKVTDIVVLVVAADDGVMPQTVEAINHARAARVPLIVAINKIDKPGAKPERVRSELLQYEVQVESMGGETLEVEVSAKEHLNLDKLLEAIALQSELLDLRANPNRDAEGTVVEAKLDRGRGPVATVLVQRGTLKVGDIVVAGAEWGRVRALISDTGANVDAAGPSFPVEVLGFNGTPEAGDRLAVVENEARAREITDYRQRQKREKAAARSATIRGSLEQMMSQVKATGRKEFPLIIKGDVSGSVEAIIGSLEKLGNDEVQARIIHSGAGGINESDVTLAETSGAAIIAFNVRANKEARDAAERAGIEIRYYNIIYDLVDDVKKAMSGLLAPINRETMLGNALIKEIFAVSKVGKVAGCQVTDGIVERGQHVRLIRDNVVIHEGKLATLNRFKDAVNVVHAGQDCGMSFENYQDMRAGDVIECYRVEVIQRSL
- the rbfA gene encoding 30S ribosome-binding factor RbfA, giving the protein MRPDTRTGGGPSQRMLRVGELVRHALADVLQRGNVTDPVLSAHIITVPEVRMSPDLKIATCYVMPLGGKDITPVIKALAANARFLRTEVARRMELKSVPELRFREDTSFDEGARMDALLRSPVVARDLDGAPLDTPDTDKETDAE
- the truB gene encoding tRNA pseudouridine(55) synthase TruB gives rise to the protein MTAHRAAAEIVAEAAVEVLPQAIDAQTVTGQPVAEPVPVPVDIAGDAAPEAAGPGRQPRLTREQDNRPRAPKRDLDGWVLLDKPVGITSTQAVSVVKRIFGAKKAGHAGTLDPLASGCLPIAFGEATKTVPYVMDGRKTYRFTVRFGVETDTDDAEGKAVATSDLRPSDAEILDALPAFRGEVMQVPPAYSALKIGGERAYDLAREGEEVVLEARPVSIFRIDLVERPDADHAVLEAECGKGTYVRAIARDLGRMLGARGHVCALRRASVGPFLEERLVPLDELRERAEAGEEALMDALDPVAVALEEIPQLSVTPPDAHRLRCGQSVILRGRDAPIMEGHAAIRCQGALIAIGDVEGGEIFPHRVFNWAKREAKAPRRSGQ
- the rpsO gene encoding 30S ribosomal protein S15, encoding MSITAERKQALIKDYGAKDGDTGSPEVQVAILTERIVNLTDHFKSHHKDNHSRRGLLKLVSQRRSLLDYLKKKDEGRYKSLIERLGIRR